In the genome of Scylla paramamosain isolate STU-SP2022 chromosome 10, ASM3559412v1, whole genome shotgun sequence, the window GGTGGTCAAGCCTTGGGTCACAGAGAAGATCACAGGCATCCTGGGTATGGAGGATGATGTGGTAATTGAGTATGTCTTCAATCAACTAGAGGCTGAAAAGGTGAGTGTTGGCAGGATGGGGAGGGGGCAGCCCGAATGGTTGTGAAGCGTGCATGTGCGAGTGgtctacttttttctctctcccctaagTAAGGCAGAAACTACTTGTTCATTTATCATTACAAAGGGATGAGTATGAAAACTCTTCATACTCATCCCTAGTACTTACCTGCTCTGTGAGTTGTTCGTTTTTAGTCGCAGTTGCAATGTAGAATATAAATCAGGATTTCATCTGACATTGCcaattttttctggtaatagcAAGTAATGCCAAAAGGGTGTTGGTCCATGGTGGTGGAGGCGCTCCTGCCAGCAACCTGCTCCATGCCAGCCCTATGGTAGAGCTTCGTCTGCACTTGGCTGGCCTGCTGCATGGGGCTGGTCTGCTGCTCTTGTCTGGGTTCTTTCCCTCAGGGGTGTGAGGCACATATGCCTGAACACCCTGTGAGGAAGGGTTCTCAGGGCCCAGGCCACCAGGGTGAAGCTCATCACACCGAGGGACTGCAGCCTGGGCCATTGCTAGGGCCTGTGCTGTCCTACCTGCCTGGATTGCTCTTGGCTTCAGGGCAAGGAGCTGTCTGGGTACCTGAAGTAGTTGCAGAGAGATTGGCCTGGGTCTCATTCCCGGGTCACATACCTGGGATTTAAATAGCAAGTCGTCACACCATGAGCTTGGAGCCTGGGTCATGCATAGCATGGCCTGGGTTTGTCACCTGATGAAGCCATCTCATCCTGGGCCTGCTGCCTGGGCCACTCACCATTGTGGCCTGGGACCACCCTTCTGGAAGCAGTACATCATCCTGGGTCTGGGTCATGGATGCTTGACCTGGGACCACTGAGGAAGTCTACAAGGTCTTGAGCCTGGGTCATGCATCTGTATGACTCAGGACCAACTCTGGGGAATGCACCGCTACCGCACTGGATCAAGATCTTCCTGAATCACGTTCTGGAGCCCCAGATATAATGAACGTGATTGTGTGTTGTGGAAGCAAACGTGGGCATGATGTGTGTCAACCACTGCCCTCGTCAGAGCTCGGGAATGCTGTAGTGAGGAGCGCCAAGAACGGCATTGCCAGGCAAGACTATTATGAGCCTTTTCCAGTAGGAGTTCCACCATGAACACCTGCTCACAACACCCTCAGAGATGGCTCTTGTTGCCATGTGACACATAAGGTACAAAAGTTTATTAGGCAAGGTTGCACATGTTTGAGGATAGCCTTCCACATACCCAGTTAAGGATTGCAAGCAGACTGAGGCTGGCTAAGAGACTGAGAGGCCATGTGTAACTCTGTTTATGTTAAGATTTTGTTGAATTGGTTAAAGTTCTCTTTTATATAAAACATGAAGGCAGATTTCTCTGTAAAAGTGCCTGAGGCTTTACAGAATGTAGTTAGATAAAGTAGTTTGATAGTACAAATATGGCGATGAATATGAAGTAACTGTTGAtgcaagaaaataagataaggaaTTAATTAATTTGCAGGAACTGTAAATAGCAACATAGTTAAGAACTGTTATGTATATTATCATGTAGGAACTTGGGGGTTCTAAGAGAAAAGAAGTACCTTTGGAAGGAAGGGACTACCACTATTGATAATTTATAAAATGTCAGGCTAAAACAGTGCAATATAGTATGTAATAATATCATGCCAGTATTTTGTGACTCAAAACTTATATTGACATTGACTTAGCcttctaggaggaggagagtggaaacGGATGCCGCTGCTCATCCTTGTAGTGAGTTGGGGGTCTGTGCTGCACTTACAGGTTTGGTGTATTAGTGTGCTGTAAGGTCACTACTGGTACTGCCATTGGCTCCTGAACAAGCAACCTGAGGGTTCTAGTTGTCTTCCTTGCACTGGCTGCTTCTTACTGTGAAGTACCAGAATCATTTAGTGTCCTTTTACTCATTCCAAATCAGTGTTTGGATTCATCATGTTGAGTAGGTGAAGTATAGTGTGTGGTGCTCCAGTGTGCTTTAAGTGTGAGTCTCTGATTGAATTGTTAAGATAATGTGTCTTTTCTTACAGAATCCAGATCCTCGGAAAATGCAGATTATGCTGACGGGTTTCCTCAATGGTAAAAATGCAAGGATTTTCATGGGAGAGCTGTGGGATTTGCTGCTCTCTGCTCAGGCCAGTCCTTCAGGGATCCCAAAACAGTTCCTTGaccaaaagaaggaagaacttAAGAAGAAAATGGTAGGCATTGAAAAACCTCCATGTCTTTGTAATCCATTTTGtttagtatgttttttttttttttttttttttttttttttttttttttttgtgtgtgtgtgtgtgtgtgtgtgtggttaaggaGGATTTAAGAAAGAACTGGCATATGGTAAAATCTTGAATGTCAGGCATGAGGccccttttgttttattttcttcaggaagaggaggagaggctgcAAAAAATTCAGGAAGCACGGCGGGAGcgggacaaagagaaagaaaaggagaaagaaagagacagagatcGGGACAAAGATAGAGACAAAGATCGCAAAGAAAGGTATGATCCAATGTATTACTTTATCATGACTGTGAGTGATCATCTGCACATGCCCCATCCCTGTTATTGGTTATTGTATTCATGACTGCTGTAGTTCTTCATTTTCACCTAATCTTTGTGATTCaagttcctttcttttttatttatggtataacttttgtgtttgtttataacctttattttatattctaAATGATTTCTGTATTctaatttttaaaatttatttatttatttattttattttattttattttattttattttatttatttttaacctctttcttttccatccactAGGAGGAGCCGCAGCCGAGATAAGTCATCACGCAGCTCCCGACGCGACCGATCACGTTCACCTCGTTCCAAGGATGATAAAAAGGACTCGAAAAAAGAGTCTTCTAGGTCAGTctgtcatttgtgtgtgtgtgtgtgtgtgtatatatatatatatatatatatatatatatatatatatatatatatatatatatatatatatatatatatatatatatatatatcacttcctcttcttatgagttcattttgcattttaaatttttcttaatttgtgaGATCtttagtcatttttttcttattttattttattttatttatattatttaattaaatttaattaattaattaattaatgtatatatttatttatttattaatgtatttatttatttatttatttatttatttatttatttatttatttatttatttatttatttatttttgttctagcAGGTgggataaaaaggaaggagacaaacccaaggaggaaaagaaggaagccaATGGAGATGCATCCTCCAAGGAGAAGTCTTCTGCAGGGAAGTCCCCGAAACGTGACGGTTCACCCAAGCAGGAGGCAGtgacagcaccagcagcaacagcaccagtaaCAAAGCAGGAGAAGGTTGAGCCACCTCCAAAGAAGGAACGTAGTGACCGTGGGGAGAGGGGACACTCAAGGGACCGGAAGAGTGGAAGACGTTCAGACAGGTGAGATACCAAATCTTTGGAACAACACATAGCCATTTTTCATGTGCTGACTTGTGTATCTTGGTTTTTGTGAACAGTGACATCTTCTGGCTGATCATTAATCCTCCATGTAAGGTTTGATTGGAGACACCGAAGAGTTGGTAAAATTACCAGTATAAAAATTGTAGTACCTggaattattctttttatctcatGCCTGTTTTCATGAGTTTTCTCATGGGGATGGTCACAAAAGGATTTTTCAGTTGTTTTTGCCTGTGTTCTTGCATGCACCAAGCTCATTCCTCATTCTCACATACTTAATCTTCTCCTTGTGGGGGAGTTCTTAGCTGATATCAAAATAGAAAATGGTAAaggtgaaaatatgaaatatggaTTGGTTGAGACAAACACACCATCATAAGATTGTGGCCACACAGAAAAACATGGAGTGTATGGTGGATATAATTGGTTCAAGGAGTGCTGCCTTCATTGAAATGGAAGGACAGAGTGCTAGATTCATGATTGTGAAAGCATTtctcattaataaaaaatatattctagatgaaaaaaaatgtataaattttGTTTGGTAATGTATTCATCAATAGTAATCAAAATCTaacattcattatcattattcatgaTTATATATTGAGCTGTGGATATCGAAATTGGCAAGAATTTTTTGTAAGTTATTTCATGATAGTCTTCCTTGGATTCTATTTAATTTGCATTGTTTTGCCTTGTAGGTCCCCACGAGGTAGGTCcccaaggaaggaagatgatcGCAGACGTAGAGGCTCCTCACGGAAGCGTTCTTCAAGCCCACGTAAGCACTCCCCATCCCATCGCAAGCGATCCCCTAGCCCACGTAAACGATCCCCCAGTCCTCGCAAGCGTTCCCCTGTGGAGCGCAAACCCACTCCAAGCCCTCGCAAGCGTTCCCCAGTTCCACGCAAACGCTCTGCTACTCCTCCCAAGAGGTCAGGAAGTCCTAGAAAGCGGTCACCCTCTCCCAGGCCCAAACCTCGCAGGCGCCCCACCCGATCCCCAAGCTCCAACTCTGAGTCTTCCAGGTCAGTGCATCACCAACTGGTTAGAAACTCAAATAATTTTATGCAGATATGTAAGTGTATTTgcctgttttcctttcattgttgGTCAGAGGTCTATTTGAGTGAAGCCAcaattatctctttttttaaacatGTCCTATTGAACATTTGATAAAGAAGTATTTAATTGATTGCCATTGGGTGGAAGCTTTAAGATGAGccatttttcactttcctttatgtatttttacatttatttattttttttacatattttacttgtcttgtcttgtctttttttggtaaatttttGTGCATCACTGTGTTTTATGTATCTTTTCTGTTTGAAACCAAAGTGGTTCCAGGTCTTGTAGTCGATCCCCTTTGAGGAATAAAGAGGATGACTTTGAAATTCATCGCAAAGAAGATTCTGTCCTCAAGAAGCGTCAGTACCGGTCAAACAGAGATCCATCCAGCTCTGAAGATGAGGTGAGGCCCCTGGCACCATCTAATTACTCTAATGAATTCCAACTTATTCACTGTTCTCAAAAGCAAATTGTTTGATTTTGGGGGTGAAATTATAAACTAAATCTCTTAGTTTCATGTTATCTGTTAATATGGtattgttatttcatttttaactAAGTGCACCATCTTCAGTAAGGATGTTTCAAATTAAATTTTCAAGTCATTGGGTGAACTTGTTATTGATCATTCTGTATATTAAGCCAACATCCAACACATGTAAAGagtgattagaaaaaaaacccTCATTGTTTATTTGAAAAGTGATCCTTTCAGCTATTCAATTCCATAACTGAGAGTAGTTGAAAGCAGTTCAGGGAATTGATTGAAAACCCATTGaatcctttcctcttttgtccttGTTCAGTGAGCAGAAGTACAGGATTTAAGTTaaagaattgttgttgttgttattattattattattattatgtaaccTGGGAGGAGCTGATGGCTGAGTTGTACCTTCCttttgcatttgtgtgtgtaccTGCTACAAGAGATCGGAAATGGTGTACACCATTTACATAGAAGTGAGACGAAATTTAAATAGAAATTGCCACAAAGCATATAATTCTAAGTTGTTTATTTTCAGGGTCCAGCACATAATACTGGTGGAGATCaccgcagtggtggtggtggtggtgggggaggctcTCCTCGCCGAGCCTCCCCTCGTTTTGCCCGGCGATCTGTCTCCCCTCGCCGGGGACGTAGGAGTCCATCCCCTCGCTATCGCCGAAGGTGAGTGTGACTAGAGCaccaggatattttttttttttttttttttttttttttttttttttttttttttttttttttcttcaagcatcatctcttccttcatggCAATAGGGTTGATTGCAAGATTGTGGTTATGATTGAATATGTTTACTTGAGTATCTTATCATTGAGGCAAGATTTCTAAGTGAATATAGGCCTTTGCCACAATATGAGATGGAAGTTACTTATTGTTCCTAAACTGAGAAGCTCATTGTACTTGTATTAAATATTAATGTAGGTAGTTGTAACCCCTACACCATAGCTCACCATCAGTCATTGTAGACTTTGTTGCTGTGTAGCACAAACTTATGTTGTCTATGCAAGCTATAGTCAAAATATTGTCCCAGTGTTTTTCCCAGTTGAGCTTTTGTGAGGCTGCCTTGTGGAACTCTGTGATGGGCCTCTACTTCAGGGAATGTCTTAGGAACGAGGGTCACATATAAATCCTGTATATCGTGtattttggttttgtttgtaTATCAAGAAAAATTGTACTGTACTCTCTTCAGCTCTTTCTCCCTTGTTATACTTGTAAGATACTATAGCTTTCACATTACTTaccatacatgcatacatacatgcattatatacatatgtacacacacacacacacacacacgcaaacacacacacacacacacacacacatatatatatatatatatatatatatatatatatatatatatatatatatatatatatatatatatattgcatatctagctgtcttctaccactttTTTCTtgcaaactgctcttctgatcttgctaactgcatgcctcccctccttccatggcttcactgcacaagactttcttctttctctcactcctattctgtccacctctctaacacaagagttaacgaatattctcaatcattcatccctttctctggtaaactctggaactccctgcctgcatctgtatttccaccttcctatgacttgaattccttcaagagggaggtttcaagacacttatccatcaatttttgaccactgttttgacccttttatgggactggcatttcagtgggcattttttttattagatttttgttgcccttggccagtgtccttcctacattaaaaaaaaaaaaaaaaatatatatatatatatatatatatatatatatatatatatatatatatatatatatatatatatatatatatatatatatatatatatatatatatatatatatatatatatatatatatacacacacacacacacacacacacacacacacacacacacacacacacacacacacatacatacatacatacatacatacatagatatataTTCAGTTACTGAATGTCTTCCTTTTCTAACAAAAAACATTAACTCTTAATTGCTTTAGTTGCTGTTTCATAATCTGGTTTTCGAACAAAGTTACTATATTTCaaatagcgtgtgtgtgtgtgtgtgtgtgtatgtatgtatttatatatatatatatatatatatatatatatatatatatatatatatatatatatatatatatatatatatatatatatatatatatatatatatttatatatatatatataaacacacacacacacacacacacacacacacacacacacacacacacacacacacacacacacacacacacacacacacacacacacacacaccattagacctgattctctctctctctctctctctctctctctctctctctctctctctctctctctctctctctctctctctctctctctctctctctctctctctctctctctctctctctctctctctctctctctctctctctctctctctctctctgccttattgatgctgttgctactaccactaccacataATACACATAATACCTCGTGACACTTCCGCTGGTTCTTGTGATGCCAAATTTTTGTCAGGTGGTACTTGAGATGTTAATAGTGGTTGTTCTGGTGTCCCAGGTCTCCCAGCCCTCGACGCCATAGCCCCAGTCCTGCAAGATTCCATCGGAGATCTCCTAGTCCACGTACCCGACGATCCATCAGTCCCAAAGGTAGTCCCAGAATGCGCCGGTCACCCAGCCCCCGTGGAAGAATGTCCCCAGCCATGAGGAGGGGGCGCTCCCCCAGTCCCAGAAGAAGGTCACCCAGCCCACGGGGTCGAAGGTCACCAAGTCCCAGGGGTAGGAGATCAGTCAGTCCAAGAGGACGCTTATCACACAACTCAAGAAGCCGCAGGTCACCAAGCCCTAGAGGAAGAAGATCAGGAAGTCCTCGAAGGAGGCCCCTGTCACCCCCACAGAGGTACAGGAATATCAATAAGATGAGAACATTTGATTTACATTTCTTTGTTATTAGCATTACTTGATATTATGGTGTCATTATGGTGTATTGAGTTCAGTATCAAGGTTGTGTTGGATTCCTAGATGAGGAACAAAAAAGTCTTCAAAATGTTTTTAGCAAGTATTGCACATTTTAAGACCTGAAGATGTTATATTTGGCATCATAATTTTCATAAATTCCAAGGTATATCATAGGAATCCACGCTTCTGACAGATATCGCAACTCCCGCTCACGGTCTCCTGTTCGCAAGAAGCATCGCAGCTCTTCAAGGTCCCCACGAAGAGGAGGGGGCACTGCAGCACTTGTCCCACCTgccacaaagaaacacaacattaataATGCCAGCCGTCTCATGCAGCTTGCCAACTACTCGGCAGACACTATCAAAGAGGTCCAGTACAAGCTGACCAGAAAGTGAGTTATACATTCAAACCAAACATATTCACAAACAGTTCATCTTtgctttttcctctccattttgttAAAGTTTTAGAAGTTTTCTTTGACCTGAAGactaagtacattttttttcactcttccaaATACTTAATGCTCAGCTGTAGTTAATGCTTCAATTATGTGTAGGATATTTGTAGGTCCACTTCATAAAGGTGGAGGTACaaattcttatttttccattatttagttattttatttatttatttatttatttatatttttattattattttttctctctctctctctctctctctctctctctctctctctctctctctctctctctctctctctctctctctctctctctctctctctctctctctctctctaaattattAGTGGTATCATCtgttagttgtgtgtgtgtgtgtacaagagagagagagtgagagagagagagagatacgtgtGTTTGTATAGTGGGAGTTGCAAGTTTATGCTTAAAACTCCTGTTTTGCAAATATTTCCACAAAAGTTTGGAAAGTGCAAAATAGTGTGGTAAAATGGTGCTATTAAAAAAAGGCATTTGTGAGAATTTTGCTTTTTCAATCATCATACTGAATTGTATTTATATTGATCAGCTGCTCACATAGTAAAGATAGTAAGATGTTGGATTGTGATCATATGGCTATGGTGCTAAACTCTGAGAGTGGGCACTTAGTGTAGAACAATCACAAAGAAAAATTACTGTGTCCATGTTCGTTAGTTAAAAGCAAAAAGAACTTTGTTGGATCTGGTCATCATTCTTGCTTCCCATTTTGTAGATGTCTATTGTTTTGTAGTAAGGATAGGTTTGCTGATGAAGGTATTAGcaaagaggaaagtggagggtTTTGATTTAGAGTCCAGAGCAAAATAAATTGAAGTGGTAGGAGGAAGTAATTCAGTTTCTAATGAAGATATGACTCAACTTTATTTACACCAGTAGCCTGTAGAATAGTTGTGTATGGCTGGGTTTATCACACAGCACCATCAGGAGGTGGTTTCAGCTTGGTAGCTGAAACTGCCTTTTTTTTACCTACCATCTCTACCTGCATCTTCCACACAATTTATCCTCATAATATTGTTAGACGCTGATTGAGATTTTCTCTTGCTGGCACTGATACTAGTGTTGCATGTTCTATCCTATCACCAAAGGATAGCTAAATCCTGTTGAAGAGCAGCAAGGGAAGGATCTCTTTAGAACCACATAGCTCTCCCACTTCAGGGTATTCCACATTGCCACACCAGTATTTGACCATTTTTGCACAAAATTTACCATTGCATTAGCAAACCATTTGTCCAGCATTACTTAATGATGTGAAAATCCCTATAAGGTAATGCTGTACTCATCTACTCTACTATATTTTATGTGAAATTCATTTAATTGACAGTGGAGGATTGTTATAAATTGTCAGGTGCATAGAGGTTACTTTGAAAGTAAAAAAGCTTCCATATTTACTTGTGCTGTTCtattctgtgtgtatgtgtgtgtgtgtgtgtgtgtgtgtgtgtgtgtgtgtgtgtgtgtgtgtgtgtgtgtgtgtgtgtgtgtgtatttttgcaATCTTTATTGCATGTTTGGCACTTTGCTtgtctacctgcctacctgcctacctgccttaatgaaagagaaagagaggaaagagtgtgAAAATTACGCCATAGTACCTGCCTTGACAGGAATGAGCCCAACCACAATGCCTCTGCCAGTGATGATTCGGACTCCGGGGACACCAGACCAGACCGACGGGCGTCCAAACGAAGGTCGCGCTCTCTGTTAGACTCACCATCACCAAGGCAAAGGAGACGACTAGATTCAGGTTCACCAGATGGCtcaatggaggaagaggaagaggaggatgatggcTCCTCTAGCAGAGAGTCTTCACctgtggagaagaagaagaaaaagaaaaagaagaagcacaagaagaagGATAGCAGTTCAGACTCAGACGTGAGTACCTTGGACTGACTAAGAAGTTATTAGGGAAAACATGCAGCAGTCATGCATTCTCACTttagtacattctctctctctctctctctctctctctctctctctctctctctctctctctctctctctctctctctctctctctctctctctctctctctctctctctctctctctctcatttatttgaaTTTAATTTAATCACAGATTTGGTTACCTGGACAAAATAGGTAAATGGAACATGAATTAGGGGACATTGTCAATAAGAAAACCAGAATGTGCAGGAATGAACAGAAGCAAGTGGATATTTCTGTCATGGTCGCTTCTTGAAGGAAATTTTAAGTTTTGGCTCAAGCCATCATACAATGAATCAAAATATCCCAACAACTCATTGCTCCAATTGTTCATGTACagcattattttctttgtagcATATGGTATTTTTATCCATTGATATTCCACAGTTTTTGCTTCAGGACttggttttcattttccttgttcaGGAAAAGTTGTGGAATTTATTACTTGAAACACACGCAACATTTAAACAacaatgtgtgtttgtgtttgtagaaGTTTATGCATGCCCACTGACTCATGACTAATATCTTGTAAATCTCCTCTAGGTCTCAgaggcagaagaaaagaaaaagaagaaaaaagacaagaagaagaagcacaagaaacacaaaaaacaaaagaaacacaagaagcACAGGCACGAGGTGAGCGATAGTGAATGATAAGCAGATGGCATTCATGAAGCCAGTTTCTcatttatattcattctaaattcttttctcttaatttgtTAGTGCCAACAACTTGTTTACCACTGTTGTGGTGTGGCATACACCATTTTTGGTCTAGTTGCatttgataacacacacacacacacagaagggtaTGACTAATGTTCTTCCAAACTTTCTGTAATGTGAAATCCATGCCTTTTCTGCTTGATGAATAAGAGTTAAAGAACACATTCAAGTTGTCCATCCAGCAAGGAATCCAAACCCCATATCTCTCAGGTGTGAGCTGGAtgttatcatcattacactACCTTGTCCACATGTtttgaaatttctctctctctctctctctctctctctctctctctctctctctctctctctctctctctctctctctctctctctctctctctctctctctctctctctctctctctctctctctctctctctctctctctcaatctaaataaatatttcaaattgTGGATGATATTTTTGCTCAACTCAGTAAAGAAGAGGTAAGATAAAGTAGTTGCTATATGACAAAATAAAGTATTATTGTCTTATTGTTTTTCATTCCTCGACTTGATGTATATTCCCATCATATTTCTGGGTTCAAAGAACTTCATTGTTCTTGATCACAAGATAAATTCTTTACTTTAGTTACTTTTTACAAATTGGTGTGACTTGCATGATGTTTTCTGTACAAGTCAGTCAGTCCTATTGCATGCATGTATATGCTACTGCTTTGCCTTTCTTTACAGTAATTAATGTGCATATATGTTTATGTTGTAAGTGATTGGTTGTGTACTGGTGCAGATATTTATAGGTATGTTTTGCaatcaatgaagaaattaaataggATCACAAAAATTAATTGCAGTATAACATTGTCTATTTCCTGagaaacaattatatatatatatttgtaaagCAGATCTTCATTTGGCTTGGTGACCAGAGTGGTGGTTTGAGTGCCATTAGTTCTTGTATTCAGTATTTTGTCACttacaaaatattttttctAACTTGCAATGGTGTCTGAAACAGATCCTTGTGATGATGAACATGCATACTTGAATATACATTGTCTTGGGTGGTGACAACCCATAGTTTTGAATATACAGAGAAGTCCTGTTATATTTGTGGTATACCATGAATATCTTCTAAAAATAAaattagttttatatatatatatatatttattttattttattcattgaaTTCCCATTATATAAATGAGCACACTCCTCACCCATTTCTGAGAATATTCCCTGTCATTTAAGAACATGATTTTGATCACTACTGATAACATTTTAATGCATTTGATGTAATTAATTCTTTCAGTTGTTGGTCTTGTATTTAATTATTCTTACTGTTCATTTCCCTTGCTAGCAAGCTGAGGCTTAATCTCAGCTTCTTAAGCTCTCAGCAGCTTATCTAGATATTGGATATCAGTTTATTTCTATGTTCCAACCACATACTCTAGAAAAGTTTATAAAAacctctccccacctccctcaccaGGAGTCTG includes:
- the LOC135104236 gene encoding serine/arginine repetitive matrix protein 1-like isoform X2 codes for the protein MADAGFFRGTSAEQDNRFSNKDKKLMKEMKFAESLGKKIDMTKVRLEVVKPWVTEKITGILGMEDDVVIEYVFNQLEAEKNPDPRKMQIMLTGFLNGKNARIFMGELWDLLLSAQASPSGIPKQFLDQKKEELKKKMEEEERLQKIQEARRERDKEKEKEKERDRDRDKDRDKDRKERRSRSRDKSSRSSRRDRSRSPRSKDDKKDSKKESSRWDKKEGDKPKEEKKEANGDASSKEKSSAGKSPKRDGSPKQEAVTAPAATAPVTKQEKVEPPPKKERSDRGERGHSRDRKSGRRSDRSPRGRSPRKEDDRRRRGSSRKRSSSPRKHSPSHRKRSPSPRKRSPSPRKRSPVERKPTPSPRKRSPVPRKRSATPPKRSGSPRKRSPSPRPKPRRRPTRSPSSNSESSSGSRSCSRSPLRNKEDDFEIHRKEDSVLKKRQYRSNRDPSSSEDEGPAHNTGGDHRSGGGGGGGGSPRRASPRFARRSVSPRRGRRSPSPRYRRRSPSPRRHSPSPARFHRRSPSPRTRRSISPKGSPRMRRSPSPRGRMSPAMRRGRSPSPRRRSPSPRGRRSPSPRGRRSVSPRGRLSHNSRSRRSPSPRGRRSGSPRRRPLSPPQRYRNSRSRSPVRKKHRSSSRSPRRGGGTAALVPPATKKHNINNASRLMQLANYSADTIKEVQYKLTRKNEPNHNASASDDSDSGDTRPDRRASKRRSRSLLDSPSPRQRRRLDSGSPDGSMEEEEEEDDGSSSRESSPVEKKKKKKKKKHKKKDSSSDSDVSEAEEKKKKKKDKKKKHKKHKKQKKHKKHRHEESESESEESVGGEELERKLREKALLSMKRQERSSVASESD
- the LOC135104236 gene encoding serine/arginine repetitive matrix protein 1-like isoform X8 — its product is MADAGFFRGTSAEQDNRFSNKDKKLMKEMKFAESLGKKIDMTKVRLEVVKPWVTEKITGILGMEDDVVIEYVFNQLEAEKNPDPRKMQIMLTGFLNGKNARIFMGELWDLLLSAQASPSGIPKQFLDQKKEELKKKMEEEERLQKIQEARRERDKEKEKEKERDRDRDKDRDKDRKERRSRSRDKSSRSSRRDRSRSPRSKDDKKDSKKESSRWDKKEGDKPKEEKKEANGDASSKEKSSAGKSPKRDGSPKQEAVTAPAATAPVTKQEKVEPPPKKERSDRGERGHSRDRKSGRRSDRSPRGRSPRKEDDRRRRGSSRKRSSSPRKHSPSHRKRSPSPRKRSPSPRKRSPVERKPTPSPRKRSPVPRKRSATPPKRSGSPRKRSPSPRPKPRRRPTRSPSSNSESSRSCSRSPLRNKEDDFEIHRKEDSVLKKRQYRSNRDPSSSEDEGPAHNTGGDHRSGGGGGGGGSPRRASPRFARRSVSPRRGRRSPSPRYRRRSPSPRRHSPSPARFHRRSPSPRTRRSISPKGSPRMRRSPSPRGRMSPAMRRGRSPSPRRRSPSPRGRRSPSPRGRRSVSPRGRLSHNSRSRRSPSPRGRRSGSPRRRPLSPPQRYRNSRSRSPVRKKHRSSSRSPRRGGGTAALVPPATKKHNINNASRLMQLANYSADTIKEVQYKLTRNDDSDSGDTRPDRRASKRRSRSLLDSPSPRQRRRLDSGSPDGSMEEEEEEDDGSSSRESSPVEKKKKKKKKKHKKKDSSSDSDVSEAEEKKKKKKDKKKKHKKHKKQKKHKKHRHEESESESEESVGGEELERKLREKALLSMKRQERSSVASESD
- the LOC135104236 gene encoding serine/arginine repetitive matrix protein 1-like isoform X7, with protein sequence MADAGFFRGTSAEQDNRFSNKDKKLMKEMKFAESLGKKIDMTKVRLEVVKPWVTEKITGILGMEDDVVIEYVFNQLEAEKNPDPRKMQIMLTGFLNGKNARIFMGELWDLLLSAQASPSGIPKQFLDQKKEELKKKMEEEERLQKIQEARRERDKEKEKEKERDRDRDKDRDKDRKERRSRSRDKSSRSSRRDRSRSPRSKDDKKDSKKESSSRWDKKEGDKPKEEKKEANGDASSKEKSSAGKSPKRDGSPKQEAVTAPAATAPVTKQEKVEPPPKKERSDRGERGHSRDRKSGRRSDRSPRGRSPRKEDDRRRRGSSRKRSSSPRKHSPSHRKRSPSPRKRSPSPRKRSPVERKPTPSPRKRSPVPRKRSATPPKRSGSPRKRSPSPRPKPRRRPTRSPSSNSESSRSCSRSPLRNKEDDFEIHRKEDSVLKKRQYRSNRDPSSSEDEGPAHNTGGDHRSGGGGGGGGSPRRASPRFARRSVSPRRGRRSPSPRYRRRSPSPRRHSPSPARFHRRSPSPRTRRSISPKGSPRMRRSPSPRGRMSPAMRRGRSPSPRRRSPSPRGRRSPSPRGRRSVSPRGRLSHNSRSRRSPSPRGRRSGSPRRRPLSPPQRYRNSRSRSPVRKKHRSSSRSPRRGGGTAALVPPATKKHNINNASRLMQLANYSADTIKEVQYKLTRNDDSDSGDTRPDRRASKRRSRSLLDSPSPRQRRRLDSGSPDGSMEEEEEEDDGSSSRESSPVEKKKKKKKKKHKKKDSSSDSDVSEAEEKKKKKKDKKKKHKKHKKQKKHKKHRHEESESESEESVGGEELERKLREKALLSMKRQERSSVASESD